The stretch of DNA TATTATCGACTCTAATTCTCCAACGGTAACAACTGAAATAAATAAATTATGCTGTTCGTCAAATAAATTATAATCTTGGTCAAGCAATTTTGTTAGGGGAGATTCTCTGGTGTAAATCAGAACAATATTAGTATCTAATAGGTAATTCATTATAATGCTATTTTCTATTTTGATAACAGTGCTAAAAGTTCTTCAATCGATTCTTCAAGCTCTAATTTATCCGCCAATTTTCTGAATTCTTTGTAGGATATGGGTTTATAATTTTGTTCTGACATGATTTGTTCTAATGAAACATTTGACCTAATTGGTTTTACTGCATCAAAAACATTCAGTTTGTTTTTATGAGTAATTTGTTGTTTGACTTTAATTGCTTGATTTTCAATTTTAGCCAAAGCTTCATCATTGTCAATCCCCATGATAATTTCAATGATGTTCATTTTTCTAACTTGGAGTGTGTTCATCAGCCTGTTTTTGTAGTCAAAGATAAAATTATTGTTGTATTTAACGGTATAATTGGGGGCAAACTTGTGATTGCTTGGTGAATTATTCCTTTGTAGCCTTAAACATAGCCTGTCCCGAGACCTCGGGAAATCTACTATTGAAAGGAATTTGCCGCACTGAACACAAGAAAACCAACATCAAGTGAGCTTATACAGCCTCGAACAGTAAGATTAATCGAAAGGAAGCTTGTATAGCATGGCTTACTGACCGTCCACTTCCTTCACACCAAGTGAGCTTCCTTTTTATTATGTGTTCTTGTTCAAAGCTTCTGCAATGAAACCCAAAACAACTTGCCTACTCAAATAAAATCCCCTATATTTCTACCTTCAATGCAAACGAACAATAATCTACTACTGAAAGGAATGTTCCAAACTGAACACAAGTAAACCAACATCAAGTGAGATTCTTTTTTATAGTAGATTCCTGTCGTACATTGCAGACGAAAAAAGTCATAAAAGATAAACATTGAACTAAAAAGCGATATATTGAAATAAGAACGAGGGCAAACCGATCTTCCTGTTGTCCTTTGAGACCGTCTTGAACGATTGTCCCTCGTTCTTTATATCCAATAAAATCGGACAGTTCGGTAGGCACTAAGCCTGAGTTACGACGCAGATTTCTTCGGATATATCTCATTCATAATTAGCTCACTTTAATTTTATTTTTTATGCATTATCTATTAATTATCGGTATTGATGTAAGTTACAAACTTTTGGACATCGCTTACAAAAAAGCAAACCAATGGGTTGATTGTCAGATAGAAAACTCTATTGAAGCAATCATCAAATTTTTGATAACAAAGAAACTGCCTTTGTATTAGAACCTACGGGTACTTATAGTGATAAGTTAGTCAAAACCTTAGAAAAATTAAATTTTTCAATGAAATTGATTAACCCTCAAAAAAGTAGTGCTTTCATGAAGGTTTTGGGAATTACGACCAAAGACGATAAACAAGCAGCAAGAGCCTTAGATATCATGGGTTCATCGCTTGAAATACCTGATTATCAGCCTTCTGATGAAAACATCAGAAAAAGAAAACAATTGCAAATGACACTCAACGCACTAGAAAAACAAGAAAGGCAACTGAAAAATCAAATGCATAGTGTAGAGCAATATCAAGACCCGCAAGATATTGTTTTAGAAGTCTTTAAAGATATGCTCAAATCAACGCAAGGTAATATAGAAAAAATAAAACAAGCATTAAATGACATGATTGATATCCAATTTGAAGACTTCAAAAAACTGGCTTGCTCCGTAGTTGGTATAGGAGAAAAGACTGCTCATTTACTCTATACTTATACCAATGGTTTTGAGACCTTTGACAATGCAAAGCAGCTTGTGAAATTCATCGGCACAGTGCCCTTGACACATCAATCGGGCAGCTCTGTTTTTCACAAAGGACGAATAACAAAAGCAGATCCAGCACAAATTCGGTCTGTGTTGTATAATGCCACCAAATCAGCTGTCCAATACAATGAGGATTGTAAGGAACTCTTCCATCGGCTTAGAGCCAAGGGCAAGCCTCACAAAGTCGCCAGAGTAGCAGTGATTAACAAGTTTAGGCTGTTCAAAAGTCTAAAAAAAATCCTCGTATTTTTGAGTCGCTAAACAATCAAAAAAACAAGGAATATGTCTAAAAGACACCATGAAGATAGTCTAAAAAACTGGAAAGTCAAAGCAATATCAAGACGAAAAGAAAATGATTATCTGAAAAAGAGAGAGAAGGAATTAATAGCGAGTCGAGATAAATGGAAATCGAAGTATCAAGCAGAAAAGTTGGCGCATAAAAACACGCTATTAGAAGGTAAAAAAGCCAAAGGTCATCACTATAGTTTAGTGATAGTAGTTTTTGTGATGGAGTTATATAAGTATGGGAGTATGAGCTTACGAAGTTGCCGCCATACAATAGCCTGTTTACATCTATGTTTATCCTTGCAAGGAAAAGTTCCTTGTCATAACAGTATTAGAAATTGGCTCTGTAAATGCGGTATATCTCGTGTGAACAACACCACTCTTCAAAATGATAAATATGTGATTTATGTAGATGAGAGTATCAGTTTTGGTAGTGAGAAAATATTATTGATATTAGGCGTAAATACGAATAAAATCCCCAAAAATCGAAGTTTATGTCATTCCGATATGGAAGTGCTTAGTGTGGAAATAGGACAAGAATGGAAAGGTGACAGGGTAGCCGAGTTATTAAAGAAGGCAACAGTGAATAAGACGGTACAATATGTAGTTAGTGATGAGGGTAATAACTTAAAAAAAGCCTATAAGCAATTAGATTACAGGCATATAGAAGACTGCACACATATATTTGCAAATAATTTAAAACGATTGTATAAATCAGATGAGGATTTCATACTGTTTAGCAAACTCATTGGTAAGTTACGCCAAAAATGGAATTTGAGTAAAGCCAATAGCGGGTATATGCCTCCATCCATGCGAGGGAAATTACGTTTTGCTAATATCTTTCCATGTGTCAATTGGGCGAAAAAGATGTTACAAAATTGGGAAGATTTACCCTTAAAAGTTCAAGAAGAGATTCTGTTTTTGAGAGAGAAAGAGGCATTTATTACAGGCTTAATACAGGTAGAAAAAATCTTTAAAACGGTATGCGAGAAATTGAAAAATCATGGGTTTGGGCAATCTCAAAAGAAAGAATTACTTGCTAATTTAACAGAAATTGAAACCCAAATATGGAATGGACTACAAACCAATGCAATTATTTTCATGGAAAATGTCAAAGCATATTTAGAGAAATTAGACACTAAAAGAAAGTGTTTAAATGAAGACTTTTTGCTTTGTAGTTCTGATATCATAGAAAGTTATTTTGGAAAGTTTAAATCTAAAATGAACCCAAATAGTAGAAGCGGATTAACTGAGTTTATTTTCACCATAGCCACTTTTGGAAAAACTTTTTCAATAGATGAGGCTCAAAACGCTTTGGAAAGTATAAAATGTAAGCAATTACAACAGTACAGAACAAAAGCGAAAGAGGCTTAAGTTAAGGCTAAAAAGTTAGAGAGCTTTTTAGCCTTGATTGAACAGCCTATAACAAGTTACTCCGACAGACTTTTGCCGTTGTAAAATCAGGTGTCCCTTTTGACAGGCAATATCACTTGAAATTCAAAGAACAGTCAGAAAAAAGTGATTAAATCCAAAAATAATCCGATTTTTTCTTGCTTTTTAATACAGTTCGTTCAAAGGCTGAACGGGGCGATAATTGTCGTGAACAATGCTGTGTATAGCACTGATTTGTACGGCAGAAGCTTCAACAGGTAGTTTGGTTTTCATTTTTTTTTTTGCGTAAAAACTTCCAAAACAGCCTTAGCTGTTTTGGAAGTTTTTTATTTTGAAGCCAATCAGGAATTGAAGGATTTTACTTCACAATCTGATAATGTTTGAAATACATGTCATCGTCTGTTGTTAAATCGTTGTCAAGCATAATGACATGCACTTGTCCCGAAATATTAGGCGTTCCTTTGCCCGTCATATCGCCAACTGTAATCCCCTCAGGTTCTTCAGCTGTAACCCCACCAGGATGGTATTCATAGCGAAATCTCCTATTAATTGAAGTTTCGGTATAATTAGGATCGTCAAAGTCAGAGCCTTGACTGAAAGACTTGGTGAATTTTCTGCCCGTAGCGTTGTGAAAAACCCATACTCCTCCATCTTTTGCAGGGGTATCGTCCTTTTCCTTTCCATTGACCAAAAATAAAAAATTCCCATCTTCTGAAAAATCACCTCCTTGCATGTACTCTTTTAGGTCTTGCTTACGGCTACCTGTTTCGTTGTAGAGGTTGTAATAATCTTTGAAGAGAATGACGACTTCATTGTTTTTCAGTCGATTGAAATCTACGGTGTAGCGGTGTATTTTTTTGCCAGTATTGCTGTGGTCAATGTGGTTGTTAGAACTGTAAAGCACCTTTGTTATAGGATGAATCGCACACCAGCCAGCTTGTTTCTGTCGGCTAAGTTTTGCTCCGCCAATGTATTGAAGAGTAGAGGCTTTGTAAACTAAAAGATAGGGAACTAGAGTTTTCTCACTAGCTTCAATGGGAACAAATAGGTACCCATCCATATAATCCAAATCACAAAAATGATCGTAACCTTGTTGAGCTAAAAAAGTAGGAATCATGACCCGAAAGATTTGTTTGCTGGAGTTAGGACCATTTACCTCTTCGTTGAGATTGTGGCTAAAGGGAAACTTCCACAGCTTTGTGAGTTGGGTGAAATACCAATTGTTGGAATCGTGGGTGACTCCCTGAAGGTTATCGCTCCAATTGTTGTCTCTATCGGATGGATAGTTGCCCAAGTAGTTGATTTCTTGGATGTCAGTTCTTGGAGGAGGTGGAGAAGTAGCCACTACTTTAAGTCGCCATTTTTGGGCATCCGATCTATTGAGTTTGTATTGCCAAACGGTTGCTCCACTTGATTGACTGCTACCTTTGACATCTAAATAATGACCACTGACCTTGGATTGAATGTAGTAATAACCGCTACCTGCGTTTTGAAGTCTCCATTTTTGAGCATTCGATCCATTTTTTGAGTATTGCCAAACAATTACTCCAGAGCTTGTGCTTCCGTCTTTGACATCTAAATACAAGCCGCTTACTTTGGATTGGATGTAGTAATAGCCACTTCCTGCTGCAATAAATTTCCATTTTTGAGCATCGGTATTGTTTTGTTTGTACTGCCAAATGGGTGTCTTGGGATCTCTGCTACTGCCTTTGACATCTAAATAATGACCACTAACTTTAGATTGAATCGCATAGTAGTAGTTGGTGTTTACCTGTGCTTCAACTGAAATCGAAGATATAGAGATAAGGAAGCAAAGGATTAATAAAAGGTTTTTCATCTGAAAATTTTTTAGAATTAAAAATCACTTTCTTAGATGAAATGGAAATTAGGTTTTGGAATTTTGGTGAAAAATAAAAAGTCATTGAGGGATTGAATTGAAGGAAATATATGGTTATTGAAGTCTGTCTTTCATAATATGCAAGAATTGAAAGTCGGTTTTTCGTACCCACTTCCCTTATTAAATTACACACTTAGAGGCGATAATATCCCTCTACAAAGGCCAGATAGTGAATGGAGTTTGGTAGTTTCGGCTATTGAGATAAAAATTTCTTGACCTGTCATTGACAATTGAAAACAATCAACAAGAGTTTGTATGGACTTCAAACATTTCAAAAAACAGCCAGATTTTCACTATTCATTTAGAAGATATACCGATTAATGCTCCCAGTTGCTGCTACTTAAAGTTGAATGATTGAAGTGGTTCAAAAAACAATTTTGCACCAATTTTTTATTCACAAAGATTGGATGGCTTAAACCTCTTCTTGCAGCAATATATCCGACTTACCGCCTCGCTTCTCCAATAGTCGAATAGTGCTGATTTCGATACCTTTGTCAATGGGTTTCAACATGTCGTAGAGCGTTAGCGCAATGATAGATGCCCCGTGCATTGCTTCTACTTCAACGCCTGTTTTATAAACCGTTTTGACTTCAATGCAGATAAAAATTTGAAGCCCTTCAATGCGGTAACTCACCTGCGTCCATTCAATCGGTAAAGGGTGACAATCGGGAATCAACTCACTCGTTTTCTTCACTCCAAACAATCCCGCAATGCGCCCAGCCTCCAAAACATCGCCTTTCGGAACCGTTTTGTTTTCAATCGCTTCAATCGTTTCTACCTTGCTCACCTTCACAATCGCTTCAGCTTTGGCATATCGAAGTGTCGGTTTTTTGTGTGTAATATCAACCATTTATAAAGTAAAAATTAAAATGAGAATGAAAATAAAAAAACGGGAATCCAGTCAAAGTCTTTCGTCTTTCTCCACATTGACCCAAAGATAGCTATCATCCTCATAAAACTCTTGCTTCCAAACAGGAGCTTTCTCCTTAATCAACTCCACCGTTTGCTCCAAAGCCTCAAACGCCGCCTTTCGGTGCTTCGATTGCACATAAACCAACATAGAAGCTTCCCCAATTTTGACCATCCCAACTGAATGTAAAATCACCAATTTCAAGATGCCATATTGCTGCAAAATGTCATCTTGAATTTCTTGGAAAACCTTGTTTGCCATTGGCGTATAGGCAGTATAGTCAATGCCTACAACTTTTTGGTTTTCCGATTTATCGGCTCGGATGATGCCCAAAAAAAAGGCCTCCGAACCGATGTCGAAACGTGTTCGTGCGCTGCTGATTTTTTGGAGGGTGTCGAGAGGGATAGGGCCTTCAAAGATGAATTTAGATGTCATAATGTGGGTTTAAGGTTTGAACAAGAATTGCTTACGAAAAAATTCTTGCATAACATGTTTAAAGCAAAGTCAAGTGCGGAAAATTCCTTTCAGTAGTCGATTCCCTGATTCATTTCATCGGAGCAGGCTATGTTCAAGGCTGTTCAACAAAGATATACTGAAAATAAGAATTAGTAAAGTTCCCTCCCACCAAAACAATCTCTCCGTTTCTCCACCTCTCCGTTCTAATTCTACGTCAAGTTCAGCCTAAGTTCTCCATATCTCTAGTTCAATTCACTTCAACTGTTGTCAAGGTCTTCAACCTTTGACAAAGTTTTCGTTCATTTATTCAAAAAACCGCCCCTTCAAATAATTCCCAATCGCAGCACCCAACACAATTTTGACCACCGCCCCTCCAATAAAAGGATACAAACCATATTCCAAAGCTTTGTGAAAACCAATGTGGTAAGCAAGATGCATCACCCCAAAAAACAAAATCACAGCCGTACCCAAAGTCATAATCCCCAAAGCCTTTTTGAAGGAAGAAGGAATGGTGTTTTCTGCTAAAAAACCGACCAAAAAAGCGGCAAATACAAAACCATACAAAAACCCACCGCTATTTCCCTTCAATTTTGCGATGCCCGAAGCACTTTCTGCAAAAACAGGAAAACCAACTGCTCCTGTAAACAAATACAGCAAAACCGCAATCATTCCCCAATTCCAACCCAACAAATACGCCACCAACAAGACCGCAAAACTTTGCCCTGTAATCGGAATATAGGGTAAGGGGATGGTGATTTGTGCAAATATCGCTATGAAAATGGCAGCGAGGAAAGTGGGGAGAAGTTTTTGAAGCATGGTTTTTTGGTTTTAATAGGAAAGAAGACTACGGAAGTCTTAAAGACTTCCGTAATCTCATGTGAAATCGTTCCTTTCTATCTATCAGTTCCTGTTCAAAATCAAAGCTATCAGTGATTCACCTTACCCCAAATTTTAAACAACAAAAACGCTCCAACAACTGCCACAACTGTCGAAATAACTGCACTCACTGTTTCGCCATAAATCCAATAACCCGTTCCGAAAAGCGTTGCATAGACTGTAAAACAGCCAATAATCATACCTCCAATTTCCAAGGGCAATTGACCTGTTTTTACCTCCGATTCCTTCAATGTTCCTGCTGCAACCGCTGCATTTACCACAGGTTTCCAGCCCGCTTTTGCAGGTTTAATAAGGCGGTAAAAACTCACCAATTTTTCCTTATCCGTTGGAGCCGTCAGAAAAGTAGCTGCTAACCAAGCAACAGTCGTAATAGCAATACCCGCCATGAGTTTTTGGTAGTCCAACAATCCCAAATCAACAAAGTGAAAAAAGAGGGCAACGATAAAAGACACCACCATTGCAGTCACCTCACTATACGCATTGATGCGCCACCAAAACCACCGAAGGATGTAAATCAAACCCGTTCCTGCACCGATTTGCAGCAAAATATTGAAGGCTTGCAAGGCATTGCTCAAAGCCAAAGCAAACAAAGCCGCAAAGAGCATCAGAACCACCGTAGAAATTCGCCCAATCATCACCAACTCTTTTTCAGAGGCTTCGGGCTTGTAAAACCGCTTGTAAAAATCATTGACCACATAAGAAGAACCCCAATTGAGGTGCGTCGAAATCGTGGACATGAAGGCTGCAATGAGCGATGCAACAACCAAACCCAACAAACCTGCTGGCAGAAATGGCAGCATAGCAGAATACGCCAAATCATTGCCGAGTTTGCTGACTTCAATGTTGGGGTTTGCCAATTGCAGATAGACAACTTCTTGATCGTTCAGTAGATTGGTCCAGGTACTTTTATCGGATTTGCCTTTGTTTCGCTCTTTGAAGATGTAGGCAAGTGACTTGATTTGTGGCTCAGTATCATTTTCGATAATGATTTTTTTGAGAGCTGAGTATTGATTTTTTTGAGTTGCATCACTTGATTGTTCGACTTGGTAATCAATAGCATCTAGTAATATATCCACATCTTCGGCTTTCACCCTTTCTGCCAAAAACTGCATTGCATTGTCTGCAACAGGTACCTGACTGTAGTTGTTGGTCAGTTCCATCGGGAAAACCACCAAAGAAGCCAAAGCAATCAAAATCCATGGCCACGGACGGAGTGCATAGTGGGCAACATTGAAGAGTAAAGTAGCTCCCATTGCATTGTTTTCGTCTTTGGCAGCCAACATTCGTTGGGCAATGTAACCGCCTCCACCAGGTTCTGCTCCCGGATACCAAACACTCCACCATTGAACCGCTAAGGGAATGATGAACAGAGGAAGCAACACATTCATATTGTTGAAGTCGGGCAATAGATTCAACTTACCGATGACATTTTCATGGCTCAGTAAACTGGTTAGTCCATTGATTTGGGGCAAGTTGACGACCACATAAGCTGCCCAAACTGCGCCAATCATTGCCATGCCAAACTGTACAAAATCGGTGATGATAACGCCTCTCAAACCGCCCAAAGCGGAATAAATTACCGTCACAACAGAGGCTATGAATAAGGTCTGCAAAGGAGTCAAGCCCAATAGCACACCTCCAATCTTAATGGCTGCCAGACAAACACTTGCCATAATCAAGACATTGAAGAAAACGCCCAAATAGATGGCTCTAAAACCTCGCAAAAAAGCCGCCATTTTGCCGCTGTATCGAAGTTCGTAGAATTCCAAATCGGTCATGATTTTGGAGCGTCGCCATAGTTTAGCATATACAAAAACGGTCAACATTCCTGTGAGCAAAAACGCCCACCAAACCCAGTTACCTGCAATGCCGTTTTTGCGAACAATGTCTGTTACCAAATTGGGCGTATCTGCTGAGAAAGTAGTGGCTACCATCGAGATACCCAACAGCCACCATGGCATGTTTCGCCCTGATAAGAAAAACTCCTTGGAGTCTTTGCCCGCTTGTTTGGTGACCCAAAGCCCTATGACCAAAGAAACGACAAAAAAGCCGCCTATAAATATCCAGTCCAGTCCAGTTAAATTCATGTTGTCTAAATGAAAATTGAAATCAAAAAAATGTTAGGGGAAAATTACAATTAATTTCTTCTAATTTCAATTTATATCCTTACTTTCCCAGTTTGATATTCCAAAATTAGACAGATGAAACCAACCTTATTGATTTTGGCGGCAGGCATGGGCAGCCGTTACGGAGGATTGAAGCAAATAGACGGTGTAGGACCTTCGGGTGAAACGATTATTGACTATTCTATTTACGATGCCATTCGGGCGGGATTTGGAAAAGTTGTTTTTGTGATTCGCCACAGTTTTGAAGAAGCTTTTAAGACGCAATTTGCGAAACGCTGGGAGGGCAAAATTGCGATTGACTATGCCTATCAGGAAGTCAATACACCCATTGAAGGGCTGGACGAAATGCCTGAGCGCAGCAAGCCGTGGGGAACAGCTCATGCGACTTTGGTGGCGGCGGATTTGATTCAAGAACCTTTTGCAGTCATCAATGCGGATGATTATTATGGTGCGGATTCTTTTCAGCAAATCGCTGATTTTCTCACTTCAATGGCTGCTTCTGACCACTATGCAATGGTGGGTTTTCAGTTGAAAAATACGATTTCACCTTACGGCACAGTGTCGAGGGGAATTTGTGAGGCAGATAAAAATGGATACTTGAAAACGGTTGTGGAGCGCACCAAAATTCAACGATTGGAGGATGGCAATATCTATTTTTTGGAAGGTGAACAGCCCGAATTGTTGGGGGAAAATGCAGTGGTTTCGATGAATTTTTGGGGCTTTCATCCCAATATTTTTGAAGAAATGCGAAAGCAGTTCATCGAATTTGCTAAAGAAAATGCAGATAATCCAAAGGCAGAATTTTACATTCCTTTGTCGGTGAATATCTTGATTCAAACGGGCAAAATCAAATTGTCTGTTTTGACGAGTACCGAACAGTGGTATGGTGTGACCTATCAAGAAGACCGTCCGACGGTGGTAGATGCGCTTCAAAAGTATGCGGATGAAGGAAAATATCCGCATACTTTGGGATAGAAAGGAATAGACTTCGGACGCTTTATTTTTCAAAAGTAAACCTCCGAAGTCTTTATTTTACTTCAAAATGTGTCCTTCTTATTCAAATGCGGCCACCAAATTTTTCTTCACCTTTTGCGCCAATGTAGGATTATCACCTGTTTGGGTTTGGTTCTCATTGATGATGTCAATCGGTGTAGTGGCATTGTCAAATATCTGGTCAATATTTAAGACAATTTTTACTTTGGTTTCCTCTTTGTCGTCAATTTCAATGCTGCGTGGAAGGGTAATTTCTTGGTAGTAAGGATTGGTTCCCAAATGGTATAAAAAAGCATCGGTCAAATCTGAGACATTGGAGTCTGCGCTTGCCCTGCCTTCAAATTTTACGAATTTGTACATCGTTGCCCATACCCAATACATGCCTCTGTCGCTGTGAAAGGGGCTGTCTTCTGCAACCGTTGTTGGATCGGTGAGATTGAGGTCGGGGTCTAAGCCCAATCCAAATTTGATAGCTGTATATTTCCCTTCTGGAATGTTGAATTTCAAGCTATTGGGGTCGGTATAGTTGTGCAGCACCACATCAACAAGTGGCTGTTCTGTGCCATCTTCTGAAATGAGGGCAATGTTGGAGAGGTAGAATAAAAGCGTTTCAAATTTGTATTGTTGATTGAGGCTGTTTAGATAGGCATTGCCCATCGAAAAAGATGCACCATCTACTTGTTCTTCAATTTGCAGAAAGGTGTTGAACTCCGCATCTTTTTTACAAGCATTGAAGGTAAATACAATGATGATTGCTAAGAATAAAATCTTTTTTAGTGTATT from Chitinophagales bacterium encodes:
- a CDS encoding RICIN domain-containing protein, coding for MKNLLLILCFLISISSISVEAQVNTNYYYAIQSKVSGHYLDVKGSSRDPKTPIWQYKQNNTDAQKWKFIAAGSGYYYIQSKVSGLYLDVKDGSTSSGVIVWQYSKNGSNAQKWRLQNAGSGYYYIQSKVSGHYLDVKGSSQSSGATVWQYKLNRSDAQKWRLKVVATSPPPPRTDIQEINYLGNYPSDRDNNWSDNLQGVTHDSNNWYFTQLTKLWKFPFSHNLNEEVNGPNSSKQIFRVMIPTFLAQQGYDHFCDLDYMDGYLFVPIEASEKTLVPYLLVYKASTLQYIGGAKLSRQKQAGWCAIHPITKVLYSSNNHIDHSNTGKKIHRYTVDFNRLKNNEVVILFKDYYNLYNETGSRKQDLKEYMQGGDFSEDGNFLFLVNGKEKDDTPAKDGGVWVFHNATGRKFTKSFSQGSDFDDPNYTETSINRRFRYEYHPGGVTAEEPEGITVGDMTGKGTPNISGQVHVIMLDNDLTTDDDMYFKHYQIVK
- a CDS encoding sugar phosphate nucleotidyltransferase translates to MKPTLLILAAGMGSRYGGLKQIDGVGPSGETIIDYSIYDAIRAGFGKVVFVIRHSFEEAFKTQFAKRWEGKIAIDYAYQEVNTPIEGLDEMPERSKPWGTAHATLVAADLIQEPFAVINADDYYGADSFQQIADFLTSMAASDHYAMVGFQLKNTISPYGTVSRGICEADKNGYLKTVVERTKIQRLEDGNIYFLEGEQPELLGENAVVSMNFWGFHPNIFEEMRKQFIEFAKENADNPKAEFYIPLSVNILIQTGKIKLSVLTSTEQWYGVTYQEDRPTVVDALQKYADEGKYPHTLG
- a CDS encoding transposase, with the protein product MFDNKETAFVLEPTGTYSDKLVKTLEKLNFSMKLINPQKSSAFMKVLGITTKDDKQAARALDIMGSSLEIPDYQPSDENIRKRKQLQMTLNALEKQERQLKNQMHSVEQYQDPQDIVLEVFKDMLKSTQGNIEKIKQALNDMIDIQFEDFKKLACSVVGIGEKTAHLLYTYTNGFETFDNAKQLVKFIGTVPLTHQSGSSVFHKGRITKADPAQIRSVLYNATKSAVQYNEDCKELFHRLRAKGKPHKVARVAVINKFRLFKSLKKILVFLSR
- a CDS encoding biotin transporter BioY produces the protein MLQKLLPTFLAAIFIAIFAQITIPLPYIPITGQSFAVLLVAYLLGWNWGMIAVLLYLFTGAVGFPVFAESASGIAKLKGNSGGFLYGFVFAAFLVGFLAENTIPSSFKKALGIMTLGTAVILFFGVMHLAYHIGFHKALEYGLYPFIGGAVVKIVLGAAIGNYLKGRFFE
- a CDS encoding sodium:solute symporter family protein, which gives rise to MNLTGLDWIFIGGFFVVSLVIGLWVTKQAGKDSKEFFLSGRNMPWWLLGISMVATTFSADTPNLVTDIVRKNGIAGNWVWWAFLLTGMLTVFVYAKLWRRSKIMTDLEFYELRYSGKMAAFLRGFRAIYLGVFFNVLIMASVCLAAIKIGGVLLGLTPLQTLFIASVVTVIYSALGGLRGVIITDFVQFGMAMIGAVWAAYVVVNLPQINGLTSLLSHENVIGKLNLLPDFNNMNVLLPLFIIPLAVQWWSVWYPGAEPGGGGYIAQRMLAAKDENNAMGATLLFNVAHYALRPWPWILIALASLVVFPMELTNNYSQVPVADNAMQFLAERVKAEDVDILLDAIDYQVEQSSDATQKNQYSALKKIIIENDTEPQIKSLAYIFKERNKGKSDKSTWTNLLNDQEVVYLQLANPNIEVSKLGNDLAYSAMLPFLPAGLLGLVVASLIAAFMSTISTHLNWGSSYVVNDFYKRFYKPEASEKELVMIGRISTVVLMLFAALFALALSNALQAFNILLQIGAGTGLIYILRWFWWRINAYSEVTAMVVSFIVALFFHFVDLGLLDYQKLMAGIAITTVAWLAATFLTAPTDKEKLVSFYRLIKPAKAGWKPVVNAAVAAGTLKESEVKTGQLPLEIGGMIIGCFTVYATLFGTGYWIYGETVSAVISTVVAVVGAFLLFKIWGKVNH
- a CDS encoding molybdenum cofactor biosynthesis protein MoaE, which codes for MTSKFIFEGPIPLDTLQKISSARTRFDIGSEAFFLGIIRADKSENQKVVGIDYTAYTPMANKVFQEIQDDILQQYGILKLVILHSVGMVKIGEASMLVYVQSKHRKAAFEALEQTVELIKEKAPVWKQEFYEDDSYLWVNVEKDERL
- a CDS encoding MbnP family protein; amino-acid sequence: MNTLKKILFLAIIIVFTFNACKKDAEFNTFLQIEEQVDGASFSMGNAYLNSLNQQYKFETLLFYLSNIALISEDGTEQPLVDVVLHNYTDPNSLKFNIPEGKYTAIKFGLGLDPDLNLTDPTTVAEDSPFHSDRGMYWVWATMYKFVKFEGRASADSNVSDLTDAFLYHLGTNPYYQEITLPRSIEIDDKEETKVKIVLNIDQIFDNATTPIDIINENQTQTGDNPTLAQKVKKNLVAAFE
- the moaC gene encoding cyclic pyranopterin monophosphate synthase MoaC translates to MVDITHKKPTLRYAKAEAIVKVSKVETIEAIENKTVPKGDVLEAGRIAGLFGVKKTSELIPDCHPLPIEWTQVSYRIEGLQIFICIEVKTVYKTGVEVEAMHGASIIALTLYDMLKPIDKGIEISTIRLLEKRGGKSDILLQEEV